The Salvelinus alpinus chromosome 21, SLU_Salpinus.1, whole genome shotgun sequence genome has a segment encoding these proteins:
- the LOC139548542 gene encoding zinc finger and BTB domain-containing protein 38-like isoform X1: MQSPTSPAIRLNLNPNKCCATACCHDNRGLSDGEAGGCISQRYMTVTSPCTQGLMDSSHPQALLSRLNEQRSQGLFCDVTIVVEDVKFRAHRNILAACSGYFRSAFTSPEVWTSSQVLELMDLRSEVFASILNLLYCSKVTSSPSTEDTRCLMAAGKRLGIPFLEKLVEQDRQESGGPQIQTSTNPVKTTGHSKAQGPRKAKKETSRPEEPDSARGPRITNAFSITEVGPGNNLFTPLDLHRGERPSPDLGQTPAGCPAPCPLAVDNEPMQALSEHSYAVISQGPRDPEHRDANQEDNKKGTKPTQSQPRQLASRNSGPLKKRHRLRAALSKSTPPTPAVAHEPVHPTGSSPALIKPTVQPVGTSPPSLYPQIVHTSRANELPLAIDNGYRELDPPPLSPHTDDSISIYSCEHCPEIFTNKALLTVHTEMHKKRFVSHLFCKFCRRKFMHLKRLRNHETVCTKAQRGSPEHEPQGKEARADHYSDSMPSTNNTVTNVQLSPPEFPDPFPPTSLQKNPTSKTLQAVDRLVKPSGGQRVYNCSVCKRAYVTVSSLKRHENVHSWQRAYPCHYCNKVFALAEYRTKHEIWHTGERRYQCIFCLETFMTYYILKNHQKAFHGIHPRLSVSKKSANGGFKGSVYPIKLYRLLPMKFRKRRYKTYSQTYSEELGGSEQAPLGCSSPIPSFDDGGAMSNQDAAIFSMPVTFMATPKVVASVMPRISFDQPCDQDVDQVAGTGKQASHSEHNGPPYSYTTPLAIMQAGVESPAMNYGDGAAFQRFKNPEGNSHNLPILKINPPSSLNRLCELSAAAQRIEAMTSQLFLPGAESLMPSKTAGGETETYIAKPACPGPSVDGHVLPLCQITVKIGNEAIIRRRIKGSKLFPRKKKRSSGSQVEECWDQGRPTEGSMESSSLRFRTEVTSVIEPEPCDDLTDRDTADKLWRPYYSYKPKKKSKKLRSKHRKEKRCLRYSMTSSVVPRASKDYLDKGCRSAEESISSEGTELKQRLRNTSPKTTYTCDICASTFITASGLRAHVIGCHPTFCRTCAKQCPPGESPSASFETAEDSRDYVCKSCMENGSCFDNCPRSPSTEKRYHCSFCPQRFLYLATKKSHEKKHQETAGKGYSSNNYSTDPKHPATLDLGLNLKKHVIKTEEGEDQYSIDKESKAPAGLLGRFSTEKIEPKHEEWEDTDDYMSVAPEKEIPFRINSDGHYQKTPMSPPCTDTFSPSPSEMQYRKPSPSDMQYRKPSPSDMQYRKPSPSDMQYRKPSPSDMQYRKPSPSEMQYRKPKKRIEHKQQHQTSLTSKRQKQVDYIGRETPSHKDPMATPGADSHFSYGQSSSTYLKKDSVTRATTPSSPKSEKHTYSAKKRPLYKHNTYHSGGKYFK; this comes from the coding sequence ATGACCGTGACGTCTCCCTGCACCCAGGGCTTGATGGACAGCTCCCATCCCCAGGCGCTCCTCAGCAGGCTCAACGAGCAGCGCTCCCAGGGCCTCTTCTGTGATGTCACAATCGTGGTGGAGGATGTAAAGTTCCGGGCCCACCGGAACATCCTGGCTGCCTGCAGCGGATACTTCCGCAGCGCCTTCACCTCCCCAGAGGTGTGGACTTCCAGCCAGGTGCTGGAGCTCATGGACCTGAGGTCTGAGGTGTTCGCCAGCATCCTCAACCTCCTTTACTGTTCCAAGGTGACATCATCACCTAGCACAGAGGACACTAGATGCCTGATGGCAGCTGGAAAAAGACTGGGGATTCCCTTCTTAGAGAAACTAGTGGAACAAGACAGGCAGGAGTCAGGTGGGCCACAGATCCAGACCTCAACCAACCCTGTTAAGACCACAGGCCATAGTAAGGCCCAAGGGCCCCGTAAAGCAAAGAAAGAGACCTCCAGGCCAGAGGAACCAGACAGTGCAAGAGGCCCACGGATCACCAATGCTTTCTCTATCACTGAGGTGGGTCCCGGGAACAACCTCTTCACCCCACTAGACCTGCACAGGGGGGAGAGGCCATCACCTGATCTTGGACAGACCCCAGCGGGCTGCCCTGCCCCCTGCCCCCTCGCAGTGGACAATGAGCCCATGCAGGCGCTGTCAGAGCACTCCTACGCAGTCATTAGCCAGGGACCCAGGGACCCTGAGCACAGGGATGCCAACCAGGAAGACAACAAGAAGGGCACCAAGCCCACACAGTCCCAACCAAGACAACTGGCCAGCAGGAACAGTGGCCCACTCAAAAAGCGTCACAGACTGCGAGCCGCCTTGAGTAAAAGCACACCTCCAACACCGGCTGTAGCACATGAACCTGTGCATCCTACTGGAAGCAGCCCGGCATTAATTAAGCCCACTGTACAACCTGTGGGAACGTCACCCCCGTCATTATACCCGCAGATAGTGCATACAAGCAGGGCCAATGAGCTGCCTCTAGCCATTGATAATGGCTACAGGGAGCTGGACCCACCTCCACTTTCACCCCACACAGATGATAGCATATCAATCTACAGCTGTGAGCACTGTCCAGAGATATTCACCAATAAAGCACTTCTCACCGTACACACAGAAATGCACAAAAAAAGGTTTGTCAGTCATTTGTTTTGCAAGTTTTGTCGCAGGAAGTTCATGCATTTGAAGCGGTTGCGGAACCACGAGACGGTGTGCACGAAAGCACAGAGGGGCTCGCCTGAACACGAGCCCCAAGGCAAAGAGGCCAGGGCAGACCATTATTCAGACAGCATGCCAAGCACGAACAATACAGTAACTAATGTCCAGTTATCTCCTCCTGAATTTCCTGACCCTTTCCCTCCAACCAGCCTCCAAAAGAACCCCACGTCAAAAACACTACAGGCTGTAGATAGGTTAGTGAAACCTAGTGGAGGCCAGAGGGTCTATAACTGCAGTGTGTGTAAACGGGCATATGTGACCGTCTCCAGTCTGAAGCGCCACGAGAATGTGCACTCCTGGCAGAGGGCGTACCCCTGTCACTACTGCAATAAAGTGTTTGCCCTAGCCGAGTATCGCACCAAACACGAGATCTGGCACACAGGTGAGCGCCGCTACCAGTGCATCTTCTGCTTAGAGACCTTCATGACCTACTACATCCTAAAGAACCACCAGAAGGCCTTCCACGGAATCCATCCCAGATTGTCTGTGAGTAAGAAGTCAGCAAATGGTGGATTTAAGGGCAGCGTTTACCCCATAAAACTCTACAGGCTTCTGCCTATGAAGTTTAGAAAGAGACGTTACAAGACTTACAGTCAGACCTATTCAGAGGAGCTGGGGGGCAGTGAGCAGGCCCCGCTGGGCTGCAGCTCTCCCATCCCTTCATTTGATGATGGTGGCGCTATGAGTAACCAAGATGCTGCTATATTCTCAATGCCTGTGACATTCATGGCCACTCCAAAAGTGGTGGCATCAGTAATGCCACGCATCAGTTTTGATCAGCCCTGTGACCAAGATGTAGACCAAGTTGCAGGCACAGGAAAACAGGCCTCTCACTCCGAGCATAATGGGCCTCCATATAGCTATACAACCCCCTTGGCCATAATGCAGGCAGGTGTGGAGTCCCCTGCAATGAACTATGGAGATGGTGCCGCATTCCAAAGGTTTAAGAACCCGGAGGGCAACAGTCACAATCTACCAATCCTAAAAATTAACCCACCCAGCTCTCTGAACAGGCTATGTGAGCTCTCAGCTGCAGCCCAAAGAATTGAAGCCATGACCAGTCAGCTTTTTCTACCAGGGGCTGAGAGCCTGATGCCTAGCAAGACTGCAGGGGGGGAAACTGAAACGTACATTGCCAAGCCTGCATGTCCAGGTCCCTCCGTGGATGGTCACGTTCTACCCCTCTGCCAGATCACAGTGAAAATTGGCAACGAGGCAATCATTCGCCGAAGGATCAAGGGCTCCAAGCTGTTCCCCAGGAAGAAGAAAAGAAGCAGCGGGAGCCAGGTAGAGGAGTGTTGGGACCAGGGCCGGCCTACAGAGGGCAGCATGGAGAGCTCCAGCCTCCGCTTCAGGACAGAGGTCACTTCTGTCATAGAGCCAGAGCCATGCGATGACCTCACTGACCGTGACACAGCTGACAAGCTCTGGCGTCCCTATTACTCTTACAAACCCAAGAAGAAGAGTAAGAAACTGAGATCCAAACACAGAAAAGAGAAACGTTGTCTACGCTATTCCATGACATCCTCAGTAGTGCCCAGGGCCAGCAAAGACTACCTGGATAAAGGATGCAGAAGTGCTGAAGAGAGCATCTCCAGCGAGGGCACAGAGCTGAAACAACGTCTCAGAAACACCAGCCCAAAGACGACATATACCTGTGACATCTGTGCAAGCACCTTCATAACAGCATCTGGTCTGAGAGCGCATGTCATTGGCTGTCACCCAACTTTCTGTCGGACCTGTGCAAAGCAGTGTCCCCCCGGCGAATCCCCCAGTGCCAGCTTTGAGACCGCTGAGGACAGCAGGGATTACGTATGTAAGAGCTGTATGGAAAATGGCTCCTGCTTTGACAATTGTCCCCGCAGCCCCAGCACAGAGAAGCGGTATCATTGCTCCTTCTGCCCCCAGCGCTTCCTCTACCTCGCAACCAAGAAGAGCCATGAAAAAAAACACCAGGAGACAGCAGGAAAGGGGTACAGCAGCAACAACTACTCCACAGATCCAAAACACCCAGCAACTTTGGACTTAGGCTTAAATCTGAAAAAGCATGTCATCAAaacagaggaaggggaggatcaATATAGCATCGACAAGGAGAGCAAAGCGCCAGCGGGATTGCTAGGCAGGTTCTCAACAGAGAAGATAGAGCCTAAGCACGAGGAATGGGAGGACACAGATGACTACATGTCAGTGGCGCCCGAGAAAGAGATTCCATTTAGAATTAATAGTGATGGACACTATCAAAAAACTCCAATGTCACCCCCCTGCACCGACACCTTTTCTCCTTCCCCTTCAGAGATGCAGTATAGAAAGCCTTCCCCTTCAGATATGCAGTACAGAAAGCCTTCCCCTTCAGATATGCAGTACAGAAAGCCTTCCCCTTCAGATATGCAGTACAGAAAGCCTTCCCCTTCAGATATGCAGTACAGAAAGCCTTCCCCTTCAGAGATGCAGTATAGAAAGCCTAAAAAGCGCATTGAACATAAACAGCAACATCAGACAAGCCTCACTTCCAAAAGGCAGAAGCAAGTAGACTATATCGGTAGAGAGACACCCAGTCATAAGGACCCTATGGCCACACCAGGAGCAGACAGTCATTTTAGCTATGGGCAGTCTTCTTCTACATATCTGAAAAAAGACTCTGTCACTAGGGCAACCACTCCATCCTCGCCCAAGTCAGAAAAGCATACATACAGTGCAAAGAAGAGACCTCTTTATAAACATAATACTTATCATTCAGGAGGGAAATACTTTAAGTGA